One Glutamicibacter mishrai genomic window carries:
- the paaI gene encoding hydroxyphenylacetyl-CoA thioesterase PaaI has product MTNTQVEEPVPHAILRNDYATQWMGINVVEVREGHAVITMELRPEMLNGFGIGHGGMIFALADTAFALSCNPVEGSDESITVASGADINFLRPAIPGRTLTATGQRVSQQGRSGIYDITVTQESSDGSTEVVAEFRGRSRTVPKPR; this is encoded by the coding sequence ATGACCAATACCCAGGTAGAAGAACCAGTACCCCACGCCATTCTCCGCAATGACTACGCGACTCAATGGATGGGCATCAACGTCGTCGAAGTTCGCGAAGGGCATGCGGTCATCACCATGGAACTGCGCCCGGAAATGCTCAACGGTTTTGGAATCGGCCACGGCGGAATGATCTTCGCTCTGGCAGACACCGCCTTTGCCTTGAGCTGCAACCCCGTAGAAGGCTCCGATGAGAGCATCACCGTCGCCTCCGGAGCAGATATCAATTTCCTTAGGCCAGCCATTCCCGGAAGAACACTCACCGCCACCGGCCAACGGGTCTCGCAGCAAGGACGCAGCGGGATCTATGACATCACGGTGACCCAGGAATCCAGCGACGGCAGTACCGAAGTCGTAGCCGAATTCCGCGGACGTTCCCGCACCGTGCCCAAGCCGCGCTAA
- a CDS encoding phenylacetate--CoA ligase family protein: MSQTSNRDALPNPLDPEETMSRDEIEAIQLERLKETLHHAYTNVPHYKEKYDAAGVHPEDLKELGDLALFPFTDKEDLRKTYPFGMFAVPQHEVSRIHASSGTTGKPTVVGYTQQDLADWAKLGARCLRLSGVKPGWKVHNAYGYGLFTGGLGAHAAAEHLGATVIPMSGGQTDKQISLIQDFAPDAILCTPTYLLTIGDAMQRKGLDPRSTSLKVAVLGAEPWTEEMRHELEEMFNIDACDIYGLSEVMGPGVAGESNERKDGSHIWEDHFRPEIIDAFDSSKVLGDGEHGELVFTSLTKQALPIIRYRTHDLTRLMPGSVRPGHRRMGRITGRSDDMIILRGVNLFPSQIEELILKVPGLSPHFQLILSRPDRMDQLAVKVERRMDATAEQAEHAGKELAKLIKIHIGSSCAIDVVEPESLERSMGKLKRIYDLRNQ, translated from the coding sequence ATGTCTCAGACCTCCAACCGCGACGCTCTCCCCAATCCCCTGGATCCAGAAGAGACCATGAGCCGCGATGAAATTGAAGCCATCCAGCTTGAACGGCTGAAGGAAACCCTTCACCACGCCTACACCAACGTCCCGCATTACAAAGAAAAATACGATGCGGCAGGAGTCCACCCCGAGGATCTCAAGGAACTGGGCGACCTTGCGCTGTTCCCGTTCACGGACAAAGAAGATCTGCGCAAGACCTATCCTTTTGGCATGTTCGCCGTGCCGCAGCACGAGGTCTCCCGAATCCATGCGTCCTCCGGCACGACCGGAAAGCCTACTGTTGTCGGCTATACCCAGCAGGACCTGGCCGACTGGGCCAAGCTCGGCGCACGATGCCTGCGGCTATCCGGCGTGAAGCCTGGCTGGAAGGTGCACAACGCCTACGGCTACGGCTTGTTCACCGGCGGGTTGGGAGCCCACGCTGCTGCGGAACATCTTGGTGCAACGGTCATCCCCATGTCCGGAGGGCAAACCGATAAGCAGATTTCACTGATCCAGGACTTCGCCCCCGATGCGATCCTGTGCACCCCGACCTACCTGCTGACCATCGGCGATGCCATGCAGCGCAAGGGCCTCGATCCGCGCAGCACGTCGCTGAAGGTCGCTGTTCTCGGCGCCGAACCATGGACCGAAGAAATGCGCCATGAACTCGAAGAGATGTTCAATATCGATGCTTGCGATATCTACGGACTCTCAGAGGTCATGGGCCCAGGCGTAGCCGGCGAATCCAATGAACGCAAAGATGGAAGCCACATCTGGGAAGACCATTTCCGACCCGAAATCATCGACGCCTTCGATTCGAGCAAGGTCCTGGGCGATGGAGAACATGGCGAACTGGTCTTCACCTCGCTGACCAAGCAAGCCCTGCCAATCATCCGCTACCGGACCCATGACCTGACACGCCTGATGCCTGGCAGCGTCCGCCCGGGACACCGCCGGATGGGCCGCATCACCGGGCGCAGCGATGACATGATCATTCTGCGCGGAGTCAATCTCTTCCCCAGCCAGATCGAAGAGCTGATTCTCAAGGTTCCAGGCCTCTCTCCTCACTTCCAGCTCATCCTTTCGCGCCCCGACCGCATGGATCAACTGGCAGTGAAAGTCGAACGCCGCATGGATGCGACGGCCGAGCAGGCTGAACACGCAGGGAAGGAACTGGCCAAGCTCATCAAGATCCACATCGGCTCGTCCTGCGCCATCGATGTCGTTGAGCCCGAGTCGCTGGAGCGATCAATGGGCAAGCTCAAGCGAATCTATGATCTGCGTAATCAGTAA
- a CDS encoding TetR/AcrR family transcriptional regulator produces MDTTDTASRPVKRGRPGYDQETVLRIAVEAFNEYGYDATSMGKLADRLGISKSAIYHHVPSKEDLLRLALDEALFPLEAVITEVRTHEGSADERLEFFLRSTIRILIEKRPYVTLLLRLRGNTELERQALERRRAMDRQLAELVTSAQSDGKLRDDLEPRATARLLFGMINSVVDWYRVDGPLEASALEEQAVSLLFHGLHTVVK; encoded by the coding sequence ATGGACACAACCGACACTGCCAGCCGCCCGGTGAAACGCGGGCGCCCCGGGTACGACCAGGAAACCGTACTGAGAATTGCCGTCGAGGCATTCAACGAATACGGCTACGACGCGACCTCCATGGGCAAGCTTGCCGACCGCTTGGGGATCAGCAAGTCCGCGATCTACCACCACGTGCCTTCCAAGGAGGACTTGCTGCGCCTCGCCTTGGACGAAGCACTCTTCCCCTTGGAAGCGGTTATCACCGAAGTGCGCACGCACGAGGGCAGTGCCGACGAGCGTTTGGAGTTCTTCTTGCGCTCAACCATCCGCATCCTGATCGAAAAGCGCCCCTACGTGACCTTGCTGCTGCGCTTGCGTGGCAACACCGAATTGGAGCGCCAAGCGCTGGAACGGCGCCGCGCCATGGACCGCCAGCTCGCTGAGTTGGTCACGTCCGCGCAAAGCGACGGGAAGCTTCGCGATGACCTGGAGCCCCGCGCCACGGCCCGACTTTTGTTCGGCATGATCAACTCGGTAGTGGATTGGTACCGGGTTGATGGCCCACTGGAGGCTTCGGCGCTGGAAGAACAAGCGGTTTCACTGCTCTTCCATGGCCTGCACACCGTGGTGAAGTAG
- a CDS encoding nicotinamide mononucleotide transporter, with translation MDSFLETLFMATADSGSSYVQILLSAASMLLVFVSAILLGHRNDLGWWTLILSVFVGPMISALQYDLLGLIYAIPLLLLPIFGLWRFSQFKLNGKFTREVTKTPVTLWSAVGMVVGLILLVALRFGPFLFNSGFLTATPEVWVMYFADAAIFASFVMIARGVREGWLLLAVAAIADLVVYFLISPMLGMLGLYVFIALAAAYGYFLWRSLPAQAAEPVQIELDEEELALQKAKQATLDKLNAKTEK, from the coding sequence GTGGATTCCTTCTTAGAAACCCTGTTCATGGCTACTGCAGACAGCGGTAGTTCCTATGTCCAGATCCTGCTGTCAGCCGCTAGCATGCTGCTAGTTTTCGTCTCCGCAATCCTTCTTGGGCACCGCAATGATTTGGGTTGGTGGACGCTGATCCTCTCGGTTTTCGTAGGCCCCATGATCTCCGCGTTGCAGTATGACCTGCTGGGCCTGATCTACGCGATCCCGCTGCTGCTCCTGCCGATTTTCGGCCTATGGCGTTTTTCGCAGTTCAAGCTCAACGGCAAGTTCACTCGCGAAGTGACCAAGACCCCGGTCACCCTCTGGTCTGCCGTGGGCATGGTTGTCGGCTTGATCCTGCTGGTGGCCTTGCGCTTCGGCCCATTCCTCTTCAACTCCGGATTCTTGACCGCCACCCCGGAAGTCTGGGTGATGTATTTCGCTGACGCCGCCATTTTCGCTTCCTTCGTCATGATTGCGCGCGGCGTGCGCGAAGGCTGGCTGCTGCTGGCTGTAGCAGCCATCGCTGACCTGGTGGTGTACTTCTTGATTTCGCCAATGCTGGGCATGCTTGGCCTCTACGTCTTCATCGCCCTGGCCGCCGCGTACGGCTACTTCCTGTGGCGCAGCCTTCCTGCCCAGGCTGCCGAGCCGGTGCAGATCGAGCTGGACGAGGAAGAGCTGGCCTTGCAAAAAGCCAAGCAGGCAACCTTGGACAAGCTGAATGCCAAAACCGAAAAGTAG
- a CDS encoding carbohydrate-binding module family 20 domain-containing protein — MGLLPSRAKSTQRRHGARTVKPVAALGASLALLAAPLFAAPAQAATPSNDGKDVILNLFQWNWNSVAQECESSIGPAGYGYVQVSPPAEHLRGTAWWTSYQPVSYKVDSKLGNREEFSAMVKSCNDAGVKVIADAVVNHMTGAGQTGTGTAGSAFSDDNFPEYSAQDFNDCRTNITNYADRWQVQHCRLVGLQDLKTSSSYVQQNIADYLDDLVSLGVSGFRIDASKHIPATDLEGIKSKMKNPGVYWVHEVIGASGEPIQESEYLGSGDSHEFDYSRQLKHDFDAQIANLRFIGDGKLTSDRAGVFVTNHDTERNGESMNYKWGAKYLLANVFMLSWPYGSPTVYSGFTFTDKEAGAPGASDASVPNASCDSSAWTCEQRQDEITGMVGFNNAVGDAAVSNWWDDGGNQIAYGRGNKGFVAINNTSAATTREYTSSLAAGTYCDVVAGGDCSKTITVGADGKFTATLPAYGAMALHIGAVSDGGSGTPDPVEDTADVRVAVTAQTVMGQNIRIVGNQPELGSWDPAKAPQLSAASYPSWSGTVDLPAGTQFEYKYVKYDQSGNATWESGANRIATVNADGSLNLNDSWRN; from the coding sequence GTGGGACTTTTGCCATCACGCGCCAAATCAACACAACGCCGGCACGGAGCCAGGACGGTGAAGCCGGTGGCAGCACTCGGCGCCTCGCTCGCCCTGCTCGCCGCACCGTTGTTCGCGGCACCCGCCCAAGCCGCCACCCCATCCAACGACGGAAAGGATGTCATCCTCAACCTGTTCCAATGGAACTGGAATTCGGTAGCCCAGGAATGCGAGTCCAGCATCGGTCCAGCAGGATATGGCTACGTCCAGGTCTCGCCTCCAGCTGAGCACCTGCGCGGCACTGCATGGTGGACCTCGTACCAGCCGGTGAGCTACAAGGTTGACTCGAAACTGGGCAACCGCGAGGAATTCTCCGCCATGGTCAAAAGCTGCAACGATGCAGGCGTGAAAGTGATCGCAGACGCCGTGGTCAATCACATGACCGGAGCCGGGCAGACCGGTACTGGAACCGCAGGCTCGGCTTTCTCCGATGACAACTTCCCAGAGTATTCGGCCCAGGACTTCAACGATTGCCGCACCAACATCACCAACTATGCCGACCGCTGGCAAGTGCAGCACTGCCGCCTCGTGGGCTTGCAGGATCTGAAAACCTCCAGCAGCTACGTCCAGCAAAACATCGCCGACTATCTCGATGACCTCGTCTCGCTTGGGGTATCAGGATTCCGCATCGATGCCTCGAAGCACATCCCCGCAACGGACCTCGAAGGCATCAAATCCAAGATGAAGAACCCCGGCGTGTACTGGGTCCACGAGGTGATCGGGGCGTCGGGTGAACCGATCCAGGAGAGCGAATACCTCGGCAGCGGCGACTCGCACGAATTCGACTATTCGCGGCAGCTCAAGCATGATTTCGACGCGCAAATCGCCAACTTGCGCTTCATCGGCGACGGCAAGCTCACCAGCGACCGGGCCGGGGTTTTTGTCACCAACCACGACACCGAACGCAACGGCGAATCCATGAACTACAAGTGGGGCGCCAAGTACCTGCTGGCCAATGTTTTCATGCTCTCCTGGCCTTACGGATCGCCCACCGTGTATTCCGGATTCACGTTCACCGACAAGGAAGCGGGGGCTCCTGGCGCCAGCGACGCATCGGTACCCAATGCCAGCTGCGACTCCTCCGCCTGGACCTGCGAACAGCGGCAAGATGAAATCACCGGAATGGTGGGCTTCAACAACGCCGTCGGCGACGCGGCTGTCAGCAATTGGTGGGACGATGGCGGCAACCAGATCGCATACGGCCGCGGCAATAAGGGCTTCGTAGCCATCAACAACACCTCGGCGGCAACCACCCGCGAATACACCAGCTCGCTGGCCGCTGGCACCTATTGTGATGTGGTGGCCGGAGGCGATTGCTCGAAGACCATCACTGTGGGTGCCGACGGCAAGTTCACCGCGACACTGCCTGCCTACGGTGCCATGGCCCTGCACATCGGTGCCGTATCCGATGGCGGATCAGGAACGCCGGATCCGGTCGAGGACACCGCTGATGTCCGCGTCGCAGTCACCGCCCAAACCGTCATGGGGCAGAACATCCGCATCGTCGGCAACCAGCCGGAACTAGGCAGCTGGGATCCGGCCAAGGCGCCACAGCTATCAGCTGCCAGCTACCCGAGCTGGAGCGGAACGGTGGACCTTCCGGCAGGAACGCAGTTCGAATATAAGTACGTCAAGTACGACCAGAGCGGCAATGCCACGTGGGAATCCGGGGCCAACCGCATCGCGACCGTGAATGCGGACGGTTCCCTGAACCTGAACGACAGCTGGCGCAATTAG
- the paaZ gene encoding phenylacetic acid degradation bifunctional protein PaaZ, translated as MSTKQISVVPSFIAGEWRTPQSEGGTEVRDANTGELLAAVTNDKLDVAAAVDYGRGTGHQELAKLSLHERALKLKELALYLNERRKDLYEISFKTGATKIDSMVDIDGGIGVLFTFSSKGRRELPNSNVILDGPTEPLSKDGSFIGTHIYTAMSGVVVQVNAFNFPVWGMLEKFAPAFIAGVPTIVKPATPTGYLTEAAVRMMLESGILPEGSLQLLSGSARDLMDHLDYRDMFAFTGSAATASKLKSHPNVIDGGVRFAAETDSLNAAILGPDAEEGTAEFEAFVKVVVTEMTSKAGQKCTAIRRNIVPSHLVEPVIAAIGQRIEQRVVIGDPRVEGVTMGALASLEQLADVRAAVQDMIDAGGELAYGRLDAPAVRVAPERDAVAESGAFMSPVVLRWADARNPLVHSREAFGPVSSVIGYDNLDEAVQLAAMGAGSLVATVCSNDADTVRSLALGIAAHHGRVHILNRETARSTTGHGSPVPHLVHGGPGRAGGGEELGGIRSVKHHMQRTAVQGSPNMLTALSGVWHAGAEQRLAGSEKFGGQEQYAHPFRKSLAELQVGDGFASDLRVVDLEEISEFAKKTGDTFYAHTDAKAAEANPFFPGIVAHGYLLVSWAAGLFVEPAPGPVLANYGLESLRFITPVAAGDSIRVTLTAKKITPRVTDEYGEVAWDAILHNQNDEIVATYDVLTLVEKENLTYANFEG; from the coding sequence ATGTCGACAAAACAGATCAGCGTGGTACCCAGCTTTATCGCCGGAGAATGGCGGACCCCGCAGTCCGAGGGCGGAACAGAAGTCCGCGACGCCAACACCGGAGAACTTCTAGCCGCTGTCACCAATGACAAGCTGGATGTTGCAGCGGCGGTGGACTATGGTCGTGGCACCGGGCATCAGGAGCTGGCCAAGCTCTCCTTGCATGAGCGCGCACTCAAGCTCAAGGAACTCGCGCTGTATCTGAACGAGCGACGCAAGGACCTTTACGAGATCTCCTTCAAAACCGGTGCCACCAAAATCGATTCCATGGTGGATATCGATGGCGGAATCGGCGTTCTGTTCACATTCTCATCCAAGGGCCGCCGTGAACTTCCCAATAGCAATGTCATCCTGGACGGGCCAACGGAACCGCTGAGCAAAGACGGCTCTTTTATCGGCACGCATATCTACACCGCAATGAGTGGTGTCGTGGTGCAGGTCAACGCGTTCAACTTCCCGGTATGGGGCATGCTCGAAAAGTTTGCCCCGGCGTTTATCGCTGGTGTTCCCACCATCGTCAAGCCAGCGACTCCAACGGGCTACCTCACCGAGGCAGCCGTGAGGATGATGCTGGAATCAGGCATCCTTCCCGAAGGGTCCCTGCAGCTTCTCTCGGGATCAGCCCGCGACCTGATGGACCACCTCGACTACCGTGACATGTTCGCCTTCACCGGCTCGGCCGCCACGGCCAGCAAGCTGAAGTCCCATCCAAATGTCATCGACGGGGGAGTGCGCTTCGCAGCAGAAACCGACTCCCTGAACGCGGCCATCCTCGGCCCTGACGCAGAGGAGGGAACAGCGGAATTCGAGGCCTTCGTCAAGGTCGTCGTCACCGAGATGACCTCCAAGGCCGGCCAGAAGTGCACCGCGATCCGCCGCAATATCGTGCCTTCCCACCTGGTGGAGCCGGTCATTGCCGCCATCGGCCAGCGAATCGAGCAGCGGGTAGTCATTGGCGACCCGCGCGTCGAGGGCGTGACCATGGGCGCCTTGGCTTCCCTGGAACAGCTGGCTGATGTCCGTGCTGCAGTGCAGGACATGATTGACGCTGGTGGCGAGCTGGCCTATGGCCGCCTGGATGCCCCAGCCGTACGCGTGGCACCCGAACGCGACGCCGTGGCCGAATCCGGTGCCTTCATGTCACCGGTGGTTCTGCGATGGGCCGATGCCCGCAACCCGCTTGTGCACTCCCGCGAGGCTTTCGGACCGGTCAGCTCCGTCATCGGCTACGACAATCTTGACGAAGCCGTACAGCTGGCCGCCATGGGGGCAGGCTCGCTGGTAGCCACCGTGTGCAGCAACGACGCCGACACCGTGCGTTCACTAGCCCTGGGGATCGCCGCCCATCATGGCCGCGTGCACATCCTGAACCGGGAAACCGCGCGATCAACGACCGGTCACGGTTCACCAGTTCCACACCTGGTCCATGGTGGCCCAGGGCGCGCCGGCGGCGGCGAGGAGCTGGGAGGAATCCGATCGGTGAAGCACCATATGCAGCGCACCGCGGTTCAGGGCTCGCCGAATATGCTCACTGCGCTCAGCGGCGTATGGCATGCCGGCGCTGAACAGCGCCTGGCCGGAAGCGAAAAGTTCGGCGGCCAGGAGCAATACGCGCACCCGTTCCGCAAGTCGCTGGCCGAGCTGCAAGTAGGCGATGGCTTCGCCTCTGATCTGCGCGTAGTGGACCTTGAAGAAATCAGCGAATTCGCCAAGAAAACTGGCGACACCTTCTACGCCCACACCGATGCAAAGGCGGCCGAAGCGAACCCGTTCTTCCCGGGAATCGTCGCCCACGGGTACCTGCTCGTGTCGTGGGCTGCCGGCCTCTTCGTAGAGCCAGCGCCGGGGCCAGTGCTAGCCAACTACGGATTGGAATCCCTGCGCTTCATCACCCCGGTGGCTGCCGGAGATTCAATCCGCGTGACCCTGACGGCCAAGAAAATCACTCCGCGAGTCACCGATGAATATGGCGAGGTCGCATGGGATGCGATCTTGCACAACCAGAATGATGAGATTGTCGCGACCTACGATGTCCTGACCTTGGTGGAGAAAGAAAACCTCACCTACGCCAACTTCGAAGGCTAA
- a CDS encoding tyrosine-protein phosphatase has protein sequence MSQGLNYQKQSGDLEWEGSVNARHICGAFYRMGRHEWLNARGWQQMHEGGVSKVVDLRNPNEIRRREHDPAVPQAAFSGIELVNLPLETPGNPRFESIAVPYMNHTAMYRLVCEEFGDQLRAVFENLANSRGSTVIHCSAGRDRSGLIATMLLDLAGSRDQILIHDELAVRGINEWHRVSPRKHPYESYRGDEELREIIQERATALSEFCAWLGSAHSYLLSQGMSEEGLDHLGVLARNS, from the coding sequence ATGAGCCAGGGCCTGAACTATCAAAAGCAAAGCGGAGATCTGGAATGGGAAGGATCCGTGAATGCGCGGCATATTTGCGGAGCCTTTTATCGAATGGGTCGCCACGAGTGGCTTAATGCCCGCGGCTGGCAGCAAATGCACGAGGGCGGAGTCAGCAAGGTCGTGGACCTGCGCAACCCCAACGAGATCCGCCGGCGGGAGCATGACCCCGCCGTACCCCAGGCAGCGTTCTCCGGCATTGAACTGGTGAACCTGCCGCTGGAGACGCCCGGCAATCCGAGGTTCGAATCGATTGCCGTGCCATATATGAATCACACCGCCATGTACAGGTTGGTGTGCGAAGAATTCGGCGACCAGCTGCGTGCGGTCTTCGAGAATTTGGCGAACTCCCGAGGCTCAACCGTGATCCACTGTTCGGCAGGCCGCGATCGCTCTGGCTTGATTGCCACCATGCTGCTGGATCTCGCAGGTTCCCGGGATCAGATTCTCATCCATGATGAGCTGGCGGTGCGGGGCATTAATGAATGGCATCGCGTCTCGCCGCGAAAGCATCCCTACGAGAGCTATCGGGGTGATGAAGAGCTGCGGGAAATCATTCAAGAAAGAGCCACGGCCCTGTCGGAATTCTGTGCATGGCTTGGTTCGGCCCACTCATATCTGCTGTCCCAGGGCATGAGCGAGGAGGGTCTCGATCACCTGGGTGTTCTCGCGCGGAATTCCTGA
- a CDS encoding serine protein kinase RIO, whose protein sequence is MHFPAGEPTTSSQVTSSNFADADTKLKFRRHKPVWNESSSDEPPAGQRYSTWPFIEKGMRGPQPYPLWLIEDAGAVDTELGILKTGKEGDVFLLERATQERSSLLAAKRYRSRDHLQFSRSQAYSDGRSARRSRDNRAISNNSAYGRDIAALQWANAEWTYLLRCYEAGIPVPYPVQIDGTEILMEFIADPDNSLAAAPRLQQLARFDPRLPALWDQLTDALEKFAGLGIAHGDLSAYNLLVSGERLVVIDVPQCVDLAGNPQGMDFLHRDCVNLCEWFDSKGLSHDPDELFASLLGHLF, encoded by the coding sequence ATGCATTTTCCTGCTGGAGAACCAACCACCAGCTCACAGGTAACCTCGTCCAACTTCGCTGACGCAGATACCAAGCTCAAATTCCGCAGGCACAAGCCCGTATGGAACGAATCATCCTCGGATGAGCCACCGGCTGGCCAGCGCTACTCCACCTGGCCGTTTATCGAAAAGGGCATGCGCGGGCCGCAGCCCTACCCGCTATGGCTGATTGAGGACGCCGGTGCCGTAGACACCGAATTAGGCATCCTCAAAACCGGCAAAGAAGGCGACGTCTTCCTGTTGGAACGAGCAACGCAGGAGCGCTCAAGCTTACTGGCCGCCAAACGCTATCGCTCCCGCGACCACCTGCAATTCAGCCGTTCGCAAGCTTATAGCGATGGCAGGTCTGCCCGGCGCTCGCGCGATAATCGAGCCATCAGCAACAATTCCGCCTACGGCCGGGACATCGCCGCTTTGCAGTGGGCCAACGCGGAATGGACCTACCTCTTGCGCTGTTACGAAGCCGGCATTCCGGTGCCGTATCCGGTACAGATTGACGGCACCGAAATCCTCATGGAATTCATTGCCGACCCGGACAATTCGCTGGCGGCAGCACCCCGCCTGCAACAGCTTGCGCGCTTTGATCCACGGCTTCCCGCACTATGGGATCAACTCACAGACGCCCTTGAGAAGTTCGCTGGATTGGGCATTGCCCATGGCGACCTGTCCGCCTACAACCTCCTGGTTTCCGGCGAGCGCCTAGTGGTCATCGATGTTCCGCAGTGCGTGGATCTGGCGGGCAATCCGCAAGGCATGGACTTCTTGCACCGCGACTGCGTCAATTTGTGCGAGTGGTTTGATTCCAAGGGGCTGTCACATGATCCAGATGAGCTCTTTGCTTCACTGCTAGGACATCTCTTCTAG
- a CDS encoding 3-hydroxyacyl-CoA dehydrogenase family protein, protein MSATNEIVMGQLPKYSGVLGGGRMGAGIAHALLISGSTVVVVERDEASAQAAYERVAESVDKSIARGVVGESKDELMQRFSVSTDYQQFATAQLVIEAVPEIWDLKVSSLQAVEQVLDAEAVLASNTSSLSVSGLAKELARPGKFLGLHFFNPVPASTLIEVVIGEQTDKNLVDASRGWVQALGKTAVVVNDAPGFASSRLGVAIALEAMRMVEEGVASAEDIDNAMVLGYKHPTGPLKTTDIVGLDVRLGIAEYLHETLGGRFAPPQILRDMVAEGKLGRKSGQGFYSW, encoded by the coding sequence ATGAGCGCAACCAATGAAATTGTGATGGGCCAGCTGCCTAAGTACAGCGGAGTACTCGGCGGCGGCCGCATGGGCGCGGGAATCGCCCACGCTCTGCTGATCAGCGGCAGCACGGTGGTTGTCGTCGAGCGCGATGAGGCCTCTGCGCAGGCTGCCTATGAGCGGGTCGCCGAGTCCGTCGACAAGTCCATCGCACGCGGCGTCGTGGGCGAATCCAAAGATGAGCTCATGCAGCGTTTCTCGGTGAGCACGGACTACCAGCAATTCGCCACCGCTCAATTGGTGATCGAGGCAGTTCCGGAAATCTGGGATTTGAAGGTCTCCTCGCTGCAGGCTGTGGAGCAGGTGCTGGATGCCGAGGCCGTGCTGGCCTCGAATACGTCCTCCCTGTCGGTCAGCGGGCTGGCTAAGGAACTGGCTCGGCCCGGCAAGTTCCTCGGGCTTCATTTCTTCAACCCGGTGCCCGCCTCGACGCTCATCGAGGTGGTCATCGGCGAGCAGACTGATAAGAACCTGGTTGATGCATCGCGCGGCTGGGTACAGGCGCTGGGGAAGACCGCCGTGGTGGTCAATGACGCGCCGGGCTTCGCTTCTTCGCGCCTGGGCGTGGCTATCGCCCTGGAAGCCATGCGCATGGTGGAAGAAGGCGTAGCCAGCGCGGAAGACATCGATAATGCCATGGTCCTGGGTTACAAGCACCCGACCGGACCGCTGAAAACCACCGACATTGTCGGCTTGGATGTGCGCCTGGGAATCGCAGAATACCTCCATGAGACCTTGGGTGGCCGGTTTGCTCCACCGCAGATCCTCAGGGATATGGTGGCCGAGGGCAAGCTGGGGCGCAAGAGCGGCCAAGGCTTCTACAGCTGGTAG
- a CDS encoding enoyl-CoA hydratase/isomerase family protein, which yields MESLDSEFQTLKVSETDDRLWVRLQRPEVRNAIDQAMVDELHAVCDYLERNPKILILAGTASQAPSAANPKGSKGIFASGADISQLRERRRDDALAGINSGIFDRVAKLPMPVIAALDGFALGGGAELAYAADFRIGTEELRMGNPETNLGIVAAAGATWRLKELVGEPMAKEILLAGKVLTGQQCLDAGLITEMHPASELDAAAEALADRIAAQDPLAVRITKSVFHAPREAHPVIDTLAQGMLFESQAKFDRMQAFLDRKKK from the coding sequence GTGGAAAGCCTTGATAGCGAATTCCAGACCCTCAAGGTCAGCGAAACCGATGATCGACTATGGGTCCGGCTCCAACGGCCCGAGGTGCGCAATGCGATCGACCAGGCGATGGTCGACGAACTGCATGCCGTCTGCGATTACCTGGAAAGGAATCCCAAAATCCTGATCTTGGCCGGCACTGCCAGCCAAGCGCCCAGCGCCGCGAATCCCAAGGGGAGCAAGGGGATCTTTGCTTCCGGTGCCGACATTTCGCAGCTGCGAGAACGCCGCCGCGATGATGCGCTCGCCGGGATCAACTCGGGGATCTTCGATCGTGTCGCCAAGCTGCCGATGCCCGTGATCGCCGCCCTTGACGGATTTGCTTTGGGCGGGGGAGCAGAACTGGCCTACGCCGCGGACTTCCGCATCGGCACCGAAGAGCTGCGCATGGGCAATCCCGAAACCAACCTCGGCATCGTCGCCGCGGCCGGAGCGACCTGGAGGCTCAAGGAACTGGTGGGTGAACCGATGGCCAAGGAGATCCTCCTGGCTGGCAAGGTGCTCACCGGCCAGCAGTGCCTGGACGCAGGACTGATCACGGAAATGCATCCGGCCAGCGAACTGGATGCGGCGGCTGAGGCGCTGGCTGATCGCATTGCGGCCCAGGATCCCTTGGCTGTGCGGATCACCAAGTCGGTATTCCACGCTCCGCGTGAAGCCCATCCGGTCATCGACACCTTGGCCCAGGGAATGCTGTTCGAATCCCAAGCCAAGTTTGATCGCATGCAGGCATTCCTTGATCGAAAGAAGAAGTAA